The Lactobacillus sp. ESL0680 genome has a segment encoding these proteins:
- a CDS encoding dihydrofolate reductase: MITFVWAEDQKGQIGLNGHLPWQLPGDMKHFKELTIGHPIVMGRNTFTSLPRLLPQRLHVVLTKDEQLIAKYAENKQVVMLDSLTALNNWLTAHQQEQISVIGGNSVFSALKDRVDCLERTVIDATFAGDTVMTPLDYQQFNLVKKVSHAPNYQDKYPYAFLTYLRKEVQK; this comes from the coding sequence ATGATTACTTTTGTATGGGCAGAAGATCAAAAGGGTCAAATTGGTCTAAACGGACATTTGCCATGGCAGCTGCCTGGTGACATGAAACATTTTAAGGAACTAACCATTGGCCATCCAATAGTTATGGGGCGCAATACTTTTACGAGTTTACCAAGGTTATTGCCGCAGCGATTGCACGTTGTTTTGACTAAAGATGAACAATTAATTGCCAAATATGCTGAAAATAAGCAAGTTGTGATGTTAGACTCACTTACTGCATTAAATAATTGGCTGACTGCTCACCAGCAGGAGCAAATCAGTGTAATTGGTGGCAACTCGGTTTTTTCGGCATTGAAAGATCGCGTTGACTGTCTTGAAAGAACCGTGATTGATGCCACTTTTGCTGGTGATACGGTAATGACACCCCTTGATTATCAGCAATTCAATTTAGTTAAGAAAGTAAGTCATGCACCTAATTACCAAGATAAATATCCTTATGCTTTTTTAACTTATTTGCGAAAGGAAGTTCAAAAATGA
- a CDS encoding DegV family protein, which produces MEEVKLIIDSSANENADQTLRVVPLTMTIAGQDFVDNEQLDVDQLITEMAKNTEAGKTSCPSINEWLEALEGSKRAILMTITSGLSGSYSSAFQAKEMYEKKHPDSHVIVIDSRSAGPEMSVILNEIKKMVKGKSRFVDLEQKIHDYKTHTHLLFILQSLHNLSLNGRVSPAVAKVAHMLKIDLVGTASDEGKLEPLAKVRGMKRALKEVIKRMTDMKYQGGQVIIDHCKNEKDAKTLKEKIIELYPQAQVIIRSMKGLCTFYAEEGGLMIGFEDL; this is translated from the coding sequence ATGGAAGAAGTAAAATTAATAATCGATTCTAGCGCTAACGAAAATGCCGATCAAACGCTTCGGGTGGTGCCGTTAACGATGACAATTGCTGGTCAAGATTTTGTTGACAACGAGCAGCTTGATGTCGACCAGCTAATTACTGAGATGGCAAAGAACACAGAGGCAGGTAAGACATCTTGTCCAAGCATTAATGAGTGGCTTGAAGCATTAGAGGGCAGCAAGCGCGCAATTTTAATGACAATTACTAGCGGTCTTAGTGGTAGTTATTCTTCGGCATTTCAGGCAAAAGAAATGTATGAAAAGAAACATCCTGACAGTCATGTAATTGTTATCGATTCGCGTTCTGCTGGTCCAGAAATGTCGGTTATTTTAAATGAAATTAAGAAAATGGTTAAGGGTAAATCACGGTTTGTTGATTTAGAACAAAAAATCCACGATTATAAAACGCATACCCACTTGTTATTCATTTTGCAATCATTGCATAACTTATCTCTTAATGGTCGGGTTAGTCCTGCTGTTGCCAAAGTGGCACATATGTTAAAGATTGACCTCGTTGGTACTGCCAGTGATGAGGGTAAATTAGAGCCGCTGGCAAAGGTTCGGGGAATGAAGCGGGCCCTGAAAGAAGTTATTAAGCGGATGACTGATATGAAATATCAGGGTGGGCAAGTTATTATTGACCACTGCAAGAATGAAAAGGATGCTAAAACACTCAAAGAAAAAATTATTGAGCTGTACCCACAGGCTCAAGTAATTATTCGCTCAATGAAGGGTTTATGTACCTTTTACGCCGAAGAGGGCGGATTAATGATTGGTTTTGAAGATTTATAA
- a CDS encoding phosphatase PAP2 family protein has product MQTSIWLAALSAFILLILIVNIRNSRRFNLFDHWLHHKLVRNHDGFSWQIIAFINDPKLMVVWDILLASFLINEERNITALWVIATLGFTDIAGILLKRWVHRKRPIEHSDLEDGYSFPSGHVLGATCMVLIILQVFGNELTNWLVIALGAIWLMVVISRLSLRAHYPSDVIGATSLAIFCFTISQQILFAII; this is encoded by the coding sequence ATGCAAACAAGTATTTGGCTGGCGGCGTTGTCCGCTTTTATTCTGCTAATTCTCATTGTTAATATCCGCAATTCACGTCGCTTTAATCTCTTTGACCATTGGCTGCACCATAAGTTAGTCAGAAATCATGATGGCTTCAGCTGGCAAATAATTGCTTTTATCAATGACCCCAAGTTAATGGTTGTCTGGGATATTCTACTTGCCAGTTTCCTCATTAATGAAGAAAGAAACATCACTGCTCTCTGGGTAATTGCTACATTGGGCTTTACCGATATTGCTGGCATCTTATTAAAGCGGTGGGTGCACCGCAAACGACCAATTGAGCATTCTGATCTAGAAGACGGCTACAGCTTTCCCAGCGGTCATGTTTTGGGAGCAACCTGTATGGTACTAATTATCTTGCAGGTTTTTGGCAATGAACTCACTAACTGGCTGGTAATTGCTCTGGGCGCAATCTGGTTAATGGTTGTTATCTCACGCTTAAGTCTTAGGGCACATTATCCCTCTGATGTCATTGGTGCAACTAGTCTAGCGATATTTTGTTTTACAATTTCTCAGCAAATATTATTTGCTATCATTTAA
- a CDS encoding TipAS antibiotic-recognition domain-containing protein encodes MTKKDDQKTVENFNKMKVTEANLVRDLQAVVKDPAKEAELSDDIFANHKSWLQIIMPNYSPEMHLALVDNYEKESRYKSYYDDKAGKGATAILVKVVKEHLAK; translated from the coding sequence ATGACCAAAAAAGACGATCAAAAAACGGTTGAAAATTTTAACAAAATGAAAGTAACTGAAGCTAACCTTGTGCGTGATTTACAAGCTGTCGTTAAAGATCCTGCTAAAGAAGCAGAATTAAGCGATGACATTTTTGCTAATCACAAGTCATGGCTGCAAATAATTATGCCTAATTATTCGCCTGAAATGCACTTAGCATTAGTTGACAACTACGAAAAAGAAAGTCGTTACAAGTCATACTACGATGATAAGGCTGGCAAAGGTGCGACTGCAATTTTAGTCAAAGTTGTTAAAGAGCATTTAGCAAAATAA
- a CDS encoding HAD-IC family P-type ATPase has product MSEKITGLSQAEADKLLKEKGLNEVPEPKFNFFKEFLSKLWNLSAWILEAALLLECILGKWIQSLFVLLMLLFAAWNGATQKKRSRRVLNNISHKLTPTVSVQRDNQWQNIDSKYLVPGDLINLQPGDVLAADVKLVDGQLATDESSITGEAKTVHKNIDDTAFAGTTVVEGSGLAVVTATGSNSRSGKTINLINNSAAPGHLQQLLTKIIYYLCLLDGLLTLIIIIASFFKGGDLNNLVNMLPFLAMMFIASIPVAMPSTFALSNSFEATRLSKEGVLTADLTGIQDAANLNLILLDKTGTITENKTAVAQWTNFSELDNKLVLELATAATDQRNKKIIDAAIDEYAVEQGVTIKASDDFTPFTSDTGYSMANIDGYNVKLGSFKQLSLIDKSANDKVKEIDFGAGRSCALLINDELAGVFILQDKVRSDSKAALAELKKRGVRPIMLTGDNQKTALAVAKQVDLTGDVISIHNFDENTDINQLAGIADVLPEDKLRMVKFFQKKGYIVGMTGDGVNDSPALKQAEVGIAVSNAADVAKRSGKMVLLTDGLSSIVKILDAGHRVYQRMTTWSLTKLARTAELTMLLTFGYLFFNYIPMALNAMVIYTIMNNMVTMMIGTDRTHITYKPENWNIAKLAKIAFSLAFGWTVIGVIAVGYLNTHGFSHGIVSTMVYVYLVLSAMFILLITRTKRFFWQDYPSKAVGLTQIADVILTIILALFGIAMTKISWTNLLITFAIALVAAIVVDLVYQPIMKNK; this is encoded by the coding sequence ATGTCTGAAAAAATTACCGGCTTAAGTCAAGCCGAAGCAGATAAACTTCTTAAAGAAAAAGGTCTAAATGAAGTACCTGAACCAAAATTCAACTTTTTCAAAGAATTTTTATCTAAATTATGGAATCTGTCTGCTTGGATTCTGGAAGCAGCCCTGCTCTTAGAATGCATTCTAGGTAAATGGATCCAATCATTATTTGTACTGCTAATGTTACTATTTGCAGCATGGAACGGTGCTACGCAAAAGAAGCGTTCACGCCGCGTGTTAAACAATATTTCCCACAAGTTAACACCCACTGTTTCCGTTCAGCGCGATAACCAATGGCAAAATATTGATTCCAAATATCTTGTCCCTGGCGACCTGATTAATTTGCAGCCAGGTGATGTGTTAGCAGCCGACGTCAAATTAGTTGATGGCCAACTTGCAACCGATGAAAGTTCAATCACCGGTGAAGCAAAGACCGTTCATAAAAATATTGATGACACTGCCTTTGCTGGGACTACCGTTGTCGAAGGATCTGGATTAGCAGTTGTAACCGCAACTGGTTCAAACTCTCGTTCAGGCAAAACTATTAATTTAATTAATAATTCTGCAGCTCCTGGACACTTGCAACAACTATTAACCAAAATTATTTATTATCTTTGCTTACTCGATGGTCTCCTAACGCTAATTATTATTATCGCTTCCTTCTTCAAGGGCGGCGATCTTAACAATCTGGTTAACATGCTGCCATTCTTAGCAATGATGTTCATTGCTTCAATTCCAGTGGCCATGCCATCAACCTTTGCCCTATCTAATTCATTCGAAGCAACTAGATTGAGCAAGGAAGGCGTTCTGACTGCTGACTTAACTGGTATTCAGGATGCCGCGAACTTGAACCTAATTTTACTAGATAAGACAGGCACAATTACCGAGAATAAGACGGCGGTTGCCCAATGGACTAATTTCAGTGAGCTTGATAACAAGCTAGTACTTGAATTGGCTACAGCCGCAACTGACCAGCGTAATAAAAAAATTATTGATGCCGCGATTGATGAATATGCCGTTGAACAAGGCGTAACAATTAAAGCAAGTGATGATTTTACCCCCTTCACTTCTGATACCGGTTATTCAATGGCTAACATTGATGGCTACAACGTTAAATTAGGTTCATTTAAGCAGCTTTCATTAATTGACAAAAGTGCCAATGACAAAGTAAAAGAAATTGATTTTGGTGCTGGCCGTTCCTGTGCCCTACTAATTAATGATGAATTAGCCGGTGTCTTCATTCTGCAGGACAAGGTTCGTTCAGATTCCAAAGCTGCCTTAGCTGAATTAAAAAAGCGTGGCGTGCGCCCAATTATGTTAACTGGTGACAACCAAAAGACAGCTTTGGCCGTTGCTAAGCAAGTTGATTTAACTGGCGACGTGATTTCAATTCATAATTTTGACGAAAATACTGACATTAATCAGTTAGCTGGGATTGCGGATGTCCTACCAGAAGACAAGCTGCGCATGGTTAAATTCTTCCAAAAGAAGGGTTACATCGTGGGTATGACCGGTGATGGTGTTAATGATTCACCTGCTCTGAAACAAGCTGAAGTCGGTATCGCTGTATCTAATGCAGCCGATGTCGCTAAGCGTTCTGGTAAAATGGTATTGTTGACCGATGGCTTGAGCTCGATTGTCAAAATTTTGGATGCTGGACACCGCGTTTACCAAAGAATGACCACGTGGTCATTAACCAAATTAGCAAGAACGGCAGAATTAACAATGCTGCTGACATTTGGCTACCTGTTCTTCAACTACATTCCAATGGCCCTGAATGCCATGGTTATTTATACAATTATGAATAACATGGTAACAATGATGATTGGGACCGACCGGACACATATTACGTATAAACCTGAGAATTGGAATATTGCTAAATTAGCTAAAATTGCCTTCTCACTCGCCTTTGGCTGGACAGTAATCGGCGTTATTGCAGTCGGCTACCTGAATACCCATGGCTTCAGTCATGGTATAGTTTCAACCATGGTTTACGTTTACTTAGTTCTGAGCGCAATGTTTATCTTACTGATTACCAGAACCAAGCGGTTCTTCTGGCAAGACTATCCATCTAAGGCTGTTGGCTTAACCCAAATTGCGGACGTGATTCTAACAATTATCCTGGCACTATTTGGAATTGCAATGACCAAGATTAGTTGGACTAACTTATTGATTACATTTGCCATTGCCTTAGTAGCAGCTATTGTAGTTGACCTAGTCTATCAACCAATTATGAAAAACAAATAA
- a CDS encoding type II toxin-antitoxin system PemK/MazF family toxin: MQPMELYIANVPFDEHIGSKVRPALVLVVKQKYVIVFKITSQYKNKSNKIKKLYYPIKLWREAGLKKQSYVDIHKNYEITREAVFSRRPIGKLSSIDIIGLSKFIKEQAI, encoded by the coding sequence ATGCAGCCAATGGAGTTATACATTGCTAATGTGCCTTTTGATGAGCATATTGGCAGTAAAGTGCGCCCAGCGTTGGTATTAGTTGTTAAGCAAAAATATGTAATAGTGTTTAAAATTACTAGCCAGTACAAAAACAAGTCAAATAAAATTAAAAAATTATATTATCCTATTAAGTTGTGGCGAGAAGCAGGACTTAAAAAGCAATCTTATGTCGATATTCATAAGAATTACGAAATTACTAGAGAAGCAGTCTTTAGCCGACGCCCAATTGGTAAACTAAGCTCAATTGATATTATTGGATTGAGCAAATTTATTAAAGAACAAGCAATTTAG
- a CDS encoding proline-specific peptidase family protein produces the protein MKTGSKIITLDNGYHLWTSTQGEGDIHLLALHGGPGGNHEYWEDAADQLAKQGLHVQVTMYDQLGSLYSDQPDYSDPKIAEKYLTYEYFLDEVDEVRDKLGLDNFYLIGQSWGGLLAQEYSVKYGSHLKGTIISSMVDEIDDYIESINRRRQEIFPQTEIDFMRECEDNHNFANPRYREDIQILNINFLDRRQPCKLYHIKRIGGLPVYHAFQGDNEFVVTGKLKDWHFRKYLKQITMPTLLTFGEEDTMPLETAKIMQKEIPNSRLVTTPDAGHHQMVDNPDVYYKHVADFIKQVEAGTFKGE, from the coding sequence ATGAAAACTGGATCAAAAATTATTACATTGGATAATGGCTATCATTTATGGACTAGTACGCAAGGAGAGGGCGATATTCATTTACTTGCGTTACATGGCGGACCTGGTGGTAATCATGAATATTGGGAGGATGCTGCCGATCAACTAGCAAAGCAAGGTCTGCATGTTCAAGTAACGATGTACGACCAATTAGGGTCGCTTTATTCAGATCAGCCAGATTATTCTGACCCCAAAATTGCTGAAAAGTATCTAACTTATGAGTATTTCCTTGATGAGGTTGATGAGGTTCGAGATAAACTGGGATTAGACAATTTTTATCTAATTGGTCAAAGCTGGGGAGGACTGCTTGCACAGGAATATTCTGTAAAATATGGTTCTCACCTTAAGGGGACGATTATTTCTTCAATGGTAGATGAAATTGATGATTACATTGAATCAATTAATCGCCGTAGACAAGAAATTTTTCCGCAAACAGAAATTGACTTTATGCGTGAATGTGAGGATAACCATAATTTTGCTAATCCACGCTATCGTGAAGATATCCAAATCTTAAATATTAACTTTCTTGATCGGCGGCAGCCTTGCAAGTTGTATCATATTAAAAGAATTGGCGGGTTACCTGTCTATCATGCTTTTCAAGGTGATAATGAATTTGTGGTTACTGGTAAGTTAAAGGATTGGCATTTTAGAAAATATCTAAAACAGATAACGATGCCAACCTTGCTGACTTTTGGTGAAGAAGATACGATGCCACTAGAAACAGCCAAAATTATGCAAAAAGAAATCCCGAATTCTCGTTTAGTAACAACACCGGATGCTGGCCATCACCAAATGGTAGATAATCCTGATGTTTACTATAAGCACGTTGCCGACTTTATTAAGCAAGTTGAGGCGGGCACATTTAAAGGTGAGTAA
- the pnuC gene encoding nicotinamide riboside transporter PnuC produces MKIQPNTDVFRPKWYVEQMRGWSFKTYMLLMLGIGVIIGTTVSSPINTISLVTMVAAIMGFTCTLAITNAKPLNGILGLLSALIYIVVAINARNYADVVLQASYIVLLDLPVLLLPAWAKDAEKHIHGLNASKWLLTLIFFAVVTAALYFMDTKIFISPRPWIDAFAGSIGVTGSLLCTLRFREQYYFWTVQGIMSIILWGVTAFQGDANLTLFITYILYMSNDLLAFTDRNTHWFH; encoded by the coding sequence ATGAAAATACAGCCAAATACTGATGTCTTCAGACCAAAATGGTATGTCGAGCAAATGCGTGGTTGGAGCTTTAAAACGTATATGCTATTAATGCTGGGAATTGGTGTGATTATTGGTACGACAGTTAGTTCGCCGATAAATACCATTTCACTGGTCACAATGGTTGCGGCAATCATGGGTTTTACCTGTACATTGGCAATTACCAATGCCAAACCGTTAAATGGTATCTTAGGACTGTTATCAGCGTTAATCTACATTGTTGTAGCAATTAACGCCCGCAATTATGCCGATGTTGTCCTGCAGGCTTCATATATTGTCCTGCTGGATTTGCCGGTTTTGCTATTGCCTGCATGGGCCAAAGACGCTGAAAAGCATATTCACGGATTAAACGCATCTAAATGGCTGTTAACACTGATTTTCTTTGCCGTTGTTACTGCTGCCTTATATTTTATGGATACGAAAATTTTCATCAGTCCACGACCATGGATTGATGCTTTTGCCGGCTCAATTGGAGTAACAGGATCATTATTGTGTACCTTGCGTTTTCGTGAGCAGTACTACTTTTGGACGGTTCAAGGAATTATGTCAATTATTTTGTGGGGTGTAACTGCCTTTCAAGGTGATGCCAATCTGACGCTATTTATTACGTATATTTTATACATGAGTAACGACTTACTTGCGTTTACTGATAGAAATACGCACTGGTTCCATTAA
- the eno gene encoding phosphopyruvate hydratase, with the protein MLKSVIENVHALEIYDSRGNPTVEAFVTLSNGIVGKAEVPSGASTGENEAVELRDGGKRVGGKGVSKAVNNVNTKIAKALKGLDPHDQANIDRVMIELDGTPNKAKLGANAILGVSMATAAAAAKDSHQPLYRYLGGTDLEMPQTFHNVINGGEHADNGIDVQEFMITPVKKTSFRDGFEKIVNTYHTLKKVLEDMGYETGLGDEGGFAPNMKSSEEALKALHEAIIKAGYKPGEDIAIACDCAASYFYNKEDNKYHFEGKVLDDQELSDYYDKLLGEFPELISIEDPYDENDVDGMIKFTETHKDRIQIVLDDFICTNPKLLTKAIKEGAGNASLIKLNQIGTVTETLETIRLSRKNGYNTMISHRSGETGDTFIADFAVAVNGGQLKTGAPARSERVEKYNRLLEIEEELGDGERLAFFPDNVDED; encoded by the coding sequence ATGTTAAAATCAGTCATTGAAAATGTTCATGCACTGGAAATCTATGATTCACGTGGTAACCCAACTGTTGAGGCTTTTGTTACCCTTTCAAACGGTATCGTAGGAAAGGCTGAAGTTCCATCAGGTGCTTCAACTGGTGAAAACGAAGCCGTTGAATTGCGTGACGGTGGTAAGCGTGTTGGCGGTAAAGGTGTTTCTAAGGCTGTCAACAATGTTAACACTAAAATTGCTAAAGCCTTAAAGGGCTTAGATCCTCACGACCAAGCAAACATTGATCGCGTTATGATCGAATTAGACGGTACTCCAAACAAGGCTAAGCTTGGTGCTAATGCTATCTTAGGTGTCTCAATGGCTACTGCCGCTGCTGCTGCCAAAGATAGTCACCAACCACTTTACAGATACCTTGGTGGAACTGATCTTGAAATGCCACAAACTTTCCATAACGTTATTAACGGTGGTGAACACGCTGATAACGGTATCGATGTTCAAGAATTCATGATTACCCCAGTTAAGAAGACTTCATTCCGTGATGGTTTTGAAAAGATTGTTAACACTTACCACACTTTGAAGAAAGTTCTTGAAGATATGGGTTACGAAACCGGCCTTGGCGACGAAGGTGGTTTTGCTCCTAACATGAAGAGTTCAGAAGAAGCTTTGAAGGCTTTACACGAAGCAATCATTAAGGCTGGCTACAAACCAGGCGAAGATATTGCCATTGCTTGTGACTGTGCTGCTTCATACTTCTACAACAAAGAAGATAACAAGTACCACTTTGAAGGTAAAGTTCTTGACGACCAAGAATTGTCAGATTACTACGACAAGTTGCTTGGTGAATTCCCAGAATTAATCTCAATCGAAGACCCATACGACGAAAACGACGTTGACGGTATGATTAAGTTTACTGAAACTCACAAGGACAGAATTCAAATCGTTTTGGATGACTTTATTTGTACTAATCCTAAGCTTTTAACTAAGGCTATCAAGGAAGGTGCTGGTAATGCTTCATTAATTAAGTTGAACCAAATCGGTACTGTAACTGAAACTTTGGAAACTATTCGTCTTTCACGTAAGAATGGCTACAACACCATGATTTCTCACCGTTCAGGTGAAACTGGTGACACCTTCATCGCTGACTTTGCCGTTGCTGTTAACGGTGGTCAATTGAAGACTGGTGCTCCAGCTCGTTCAGAACGTGTTGAAAAGTACAACCGTTTGCTTGAAATCGAAGAAGAACTCGGTGACGGCGAACGTCTTGCTTTCTTCCCAGACAATGTCGACGAAGACTAA
- a CDS encoding SHOCT domain-containing protein, whose translation MEVDIKIPEHVIVTADDEGVTINRKGLRNMANRGNLGETKIPYWAIASVNYRKSTVFGGKFELNTISGPQKNGGLGMGFSAYGNNTAIVFRNGKNEEMAALKDFVEKKMKEAHEAQHSSTVVQQTSDADELAKFKKLFDDGTITQEEFDAKKKQLLGL comes from the coding sequence ATGGAAGTTGATATTAAAATACCTGAACACGTAATTGTAACAGCGGATGATGAAGGTGTAACCATAAATCGCAAAGGATTAAGAAATATGGCCAACAGAGGCAACCTTGGTGAAACTAAAATTCCATATTGGGCTATTGCATCGGTTAACTATCGTAAATCCACTGTTTTTGGTGGTAAATTTGAGCTTAATACGATAAGTGGTCCACAAAAAAATGGTGGCCTAGGTATGGGATTTTCAGCTTACGGTAATAACACTGCCATTGTATTCAGAAATGGCAAAAACGAAGAAATGGCTGCTCTTAAAGATTTTGTAGAAAAGAAAATGAAAGAAGCCCACGAAGCACAACATTCTTCAACAGTAGTTCAGCAAACAAGCGATGCTGATGAACTTGCAAAATTCAAAAAATTATTTGATGACGGTACTATTACTCAAGAAGAATTTGATGCAAAAAAGAAGCAATTACTAGGTTTATAA
- a CDS encoding AbrB/MazE/SpoVT family DNA-binding domain-containing protein: protein MEQTSKLSSKGQIVIPVAIRRKLGLQDGDELSISVNNDELIIKKMPTALEWADLIKDIPTEKVDIDKNGHYDAKKSPDFHDWMVNG from the coding sequence ATGGAACAAACTTCTAAATTATCGAGTAAAGGACAAATAGTTATTCCAGTTGCAATAAGGCGTAAACTGGGTTTACAAGATGGCGATGAATTGTCAATTAGTGTTAATAATGATGAATTGATTATTAAAAAAATGCCAACAGCATTAGAGTGGGCTGATTTAATTAAAGACATTCCTACCGAAAAAGTTGATATAGATAAAAATGGACACTACGATGCGAAAAAATCACCTGATTTTCATGATTGGATGGTTAATGGCTAA
- a CDS encoding oligopeptide ABC transporter substrate-binding protein has translation MNKPNLFKSLGIISLSGLVLAGCGKNNTAKDETKTASNFPMSTPQKASKQGGTVKIGLETDTPFSGIFSQELSSDDIDSQVAAPGLETLFDSDDHYKVTDKGPATLKLNVKKKTATITIKKGVKWSDGKQVVAKDYEYAYEILANKDTNCPRYSSQFEILNGLKAYHDGKAKTISGIEMPDGDNGRTIIMHFKEVNPSMFNTGNRYLWDAVEPYHYLKDVPFSKLKSSDKIRQNPLFFGAFKIDKIVRGQSVTWTPNKYYWRGTPKLNKIVISVVSPNSASQAIKSHKFDVMQVINTQWNQVKDTKKVNFVAQIPLSYHYLAFKVGKWDNKTSKNIENPKAKMNNKSLRQAIGYAMNVDAVDKRYSYGLTFRVPTLIPAQFGDYFDKNAKSYSYNLKKANSILDKAGYKKKGKWRIQPNGKPLTINIAAMSGDSTQEPIIRNYIQQWHKIGLNVQLASGRLIEHNSFYDKLEHDDPGIDMFIGGWSMPSEPSPQTYYSETAPFNMSRFVTAKNNQLMAELNSSKAFNHKYRVQKFHEWQEYMNDEAYVIPIDNSYQITAVNDALTGYSLKPSHTNNSQPLWYKVGYSK, from the coding sequence ATGAACAAACCAAATTTATTTAAATCTTTGGGAATTATCAGTCTTTCTGGTCTTGTCTTAGCTGGATGTGGTAAGAACAATACCGCCAAGGATGAAACTAAGACGGCATCTAATTTTCCTATGTCAACTCCGCAAAAAGCCAGCAAACAGGGCGGCACTGTGAAGATTGGCCTTGAAACAGACACTCCTTTTTCTGGAATATTTTCACAAGAATTGTCTTCTGATGACATTGACTCTCAAGTTGCGGCTCCAGGTCTGGAAACATTGTTTGATAGCGACGACCATTATAAAGTTACTGACAAGGGACCGGCTACTCTTAAGCTAAATGTAAAAAAGAAAACAGCTACGATAACGATTAAAAAGGGTGTCAAATGGTCTGATGGTAAGCAAGTTGTTGCCAAAGACTATGAATATGCTTATGAAATTTTAGCTAATAAGGATACCAATTGCCCAAGATACAGCAGTCAATTTGAAATTCTTAATGGGCTAAAAGCCTATCATGATGGGAAGGCTAAGACTATTTCGGGAATTGAAATGCCTGATGGTGATAATGGTAGAACTATTATTATGCACTTCAAAGAGGTCAATCCTAGTATGTTCAATACAGGAAATCGCTATTTGTGGGATGCGGTAGAACCATATCACTATTTAAAGGATGTACCTTTTTCTAAGTTAAAATCTTCAGATAAAATCAGACAGAACCCACTATTTTTTGGTGCCTTTAAAATTGATAAGATTGTCCGTGGTCAATCTGTTACTTGGACGCCTAATAAGTATTACTGGCGTGGCACACCAAAATTAAATAAAATTGTTATCTCAGTGGTTTCACCTAATTCCGCTTCACAAGCAATTAAAAGTCACAAGTTTGACGTAATGCAGGTTATTAACACTCAATGGAACCAAGTTAAAGATACTAAAAAAGTCAATTTCGTTGCCCAAATTCCTTTGAGTTATCACTATTTAGCCTTTAAAGTAGGGAAATGGGACAATAAGACAAGTAAGAACATTGAAAATCCTAAGGCAAAAATGAATAACAAGTCATTGCGTCAAGCGATTGGTTATGCAATGAACGTTGATGCAGTTGATAAACGTTATAGTTATGGCTTAACTTTTAGAGTTCCTACCTTAATCCCAGCACAATTCGGCGATTATTTCGATAAAAATGCTAAGAGCTATTCCTACAATCTAAAAAAGGCCAATAGTATTTTAGATAAAGCTGGCTATAAAAAGAAGGGAAAGTGGCGTATTCAGCCTAATGGTAAGCCATTAACGATTAATATTGCTGCAATGAGTGGTGACTCAACTCAAGAACCTATTATTCGAAATTATATTCAGCAATGGCATAAAATCGGACTAAATGTTCAACTAGCATCAGGACGCTTAATTGAGCACAACTCGTTTTATGATAAGCTAGAACACGATGATCCGGGAATTGATATGTTTATTGGTGGCTGGTCGATGCCATCAGAACCATCGCCGCAAACTTATTACAGTGAAACCGCACCGTTTAATATGTCTCGATTTGTGACAGCTAAAAATAATCAATTGATGGCAGAACTCAATTCTTCAAAGGCATTTAACCATAAATATCGGGTACAAAAATTCCATGAGTGGCAAGAATACATGAATGATGAAGCTTACGTTATCCCAATCGATAATTCTTATCAAATTACTGCCGTTAATGATGCATTAACTGGCTATTCACTCAAACCGTCACACACAAATAACTCCCAACCTTTATGGTACAAGGTAGGATATAGCAAATAA